The Castanea sativa cultivar Marrone di Chiusa Pesio chromosome 11, ASM4071231v1 genome contains a region encoding:
- the LOC142616197 gene encoding secreted RxLR effector protein 161-like: protein MSFSAKLSLDPAGVEVNPTLYRSIIGSLLYLTVNRMDISFSVGVCARFQVAPKESHMTEVKRTICYVNGTFDYGIWYLSDSDDYLASYSEIVPICVDDRKSISRGCFYLGNNLVSWMSKKQNSVSLSTTEAEYIVAGSCYAQLLWMKKLLHDYGISQDTMCIFCDNASAINLSKNHVQHLKLENI, encoded by the coding sequence ATGAGTTTTTCAGCTAAACTGAGCTTAGATCCTGCTGGTGTGGAGGTTAATCCAACATTATATAGGAGCATTATTGGCAGCCTTTTGTATCTCACCGTAAATAGAATGGACATATCTTTTAGTGTTGGAGTTTGTGCACGCTTTCAAGTAGCGCCCAAAGAATCTCATATGACTGAAGTGAAAAGAACCATTTGTTATGTCAATGGAACATTTGATTATGGCATTTGGTATTTAAGTGACTCAGATGATTACCTAGCCAGTTACTCAGAGATAGTACCAATATGTGTGGATGATAGAAAAAGTATCTCAAGAGGATGTTTTTATCTTGGTAATAATTTGGTGTCATGGATGAGCAAAAAGCAGAATTCAGTATCTCTATCGACTACTGAAGCAGAATACATAGTTGCGGGTAGTTGTTATGCTCAACTCTTATGGATGAAGAAGCTTCTTCATGATTATGGAATCTCTCAAGACACCATGTGCATCTTTTGTGATAATGCAAGCGCCATTAATCTATCCAAGAACCATGTTCAACACTTGAAGTTAGAGAATATCTAA